A window from Branchiostoma floridae strain S238N-H82 chromosome 16, Bfl_VNyyK, whole genome shotgun sequence encodes these proteins:
- the LOC118403666 gene encoding protein IWS1 homolog has product MTSSGDLLTEFHFLICRLCNQPLHHPRILHCWHYFCLHCIGGHLRSNDSVQCPVCDVKTLLHNEGLGGLTHKAGGLLTRLSETWKYISESDLETEIRHHCHYLAKTIPDPLQCLVPSTRVCQSCEEYMCEDCSPLHLIEMHSQQYYLCKRHGEPELAFCEDCRVVACFICTREEHLYHDTWGLVEKAERYKSEVKELIDKCRNRRWRVEDNLEANVRKTKSEIQNEAKKALEVLTKMIKQREGELLGQVDQFAMEMWIKIHREKQNSDPQTEKYDGLVTLGESLLDFGSSQEIVTTHQHLRYRLSGAIAEQSPLQVPELLRKEISFIPADPRTIEEEELLGNLNFSAESDQERMREDSSTSEEAESRDDQMESRDDHVIPSWVSAESGEVSTESPIEEVPVRKRKMSLMENILKIGREFERRRSLDTILDDDENKDSEDAKDTYSEPLSPSSKKRHKSADDTLAFRNTEEEQTENEKKTKNRTRKMSLPAISLHRSMESLTTGKNKDRVTSSGKLGNGKEKRFSVFSLSWNRQEASIAEDVLEAQDEEPAEDNKTLEPKLSSSSLGSLLDSGSGREDEDDDDEEEDDTKNEKGNTKKPRFKVKNLMKKAKSTLSLLPVANTEANEKEPGGWNDTLRRKKSSGDSSLNGSMTFSDVGDTNDVYDGSRKRYSVTSTGSSATITSTGSEGERTFTGADVNLDGASSSSSENRKKRDPKKWMSKRRADIKHFSRRISVDLTNSLKAWKAQEEDDEEDEQRVHPWDELPAKRHDSDLEKVSEVNAGDSGDPYETLNGGGGSQNGVNGRVKHRRVTFDDISANLREMNIQSESDDSEAEMKQSATEVSRSLPNIDESDRDDPKLSDDDERTDEDDIIDGNALNGSATYIPATRATKYVPRKWSRFKANFSPQKNERKSLESENAERPNYYRGRRFSMF; this is encoded by the coding sequence atgacgtcatcaggcgaCCTGCTGACAGAATTTCACTTCCTGATCTGCAGACTCTGCAACCAGCCCCTCCACCATCCCAGAATCCTCCACTGCTGGCACTACTTCTGCCTCCACTGTATCGGCGGCCATCTTCGATCGAACGACTCCGTCCAGTGTCCCGTGTGTGACGTCAAAACTCTCCTGCATAACGAGGGACTGGGCGGGCTCACGCACAAGGCCGGAGGTTTACTGACACGGCTGTCAGAGACTTGGAAATATATTTCTGAGAGCGATTTGGAGACAGAAATACGTCATCATTGTCACTACCTCGCCAAAACTATCCCGGATCCTTTGCAGTGTCTTGTCCCCTCCACACGGGTTTGTCAGAGTTGTGAGGAGTACATGTGCGAGGACTGCTCTCCGTTACACCTGATAGAAATGCATTCGCAACAGTATTATCTTTGCAAGCGGCACGGCGAGCCAGAGTTAGCTTTTTGTGAGGACTGTCGTGTCGTGGCTTGTTTCATCTGCACTAGGGAGGAACACCTGTATCACGATACGTGGGGACTAGTGGAGAAGGCAGAGCGCTACAAGTCAGAGGTGAAAGAGTTGATTGACAAGTGCAGAAACAGACGATGGCGCGTGGAGGACAACCTGGAAGCAAACGTCAGAAAAACCAAGAGCGAAATCCAAAATGAAGCGAAAAAAGCGCTGGAAGTTTTGACGAAAATGATCAAGCAGAGAGAGGGGGAGTTGCTCGGGCAAGTAGACCAGTTTGCCATGGAAATGTGGATCAAGATACATCGAGAGAAGCAGAATTCTGATCCCCAAACTGAAAAGTACGACGGGCTTGTCACGCTTGGAGAAAGCCTGCTGGATTTTGGGAGCAGCCAGGAGATCGTCACTACCCATCAGCACTTGCGGTACCGCCTGTCGGGGGCCATCGCAGAACAGTCGCCTCTGCAAGTTCCAGAATTGTTGCGAAAGGAAATCTCTTTCATCCCAGCCGATCCCCGAACTATCGAAGAGGAAGAACTCCTCGGCAATCTCAATTTTTCAGCGGAAAGCGATCAGGAACGGATGCGGGAAGATAGCTCGACATCGGAGGAAGCAGAATCACGTGATGATCAGATGGAGTCACGTGACGATCACGTGATCCCCTCGTGGGTTTCCGCGGAATCTGGCGAGGTTTCTACAGAATCTCCCATTGAAGAGGTTCCCGTCCGCAAGCGCAAGATGAGTCTGATGGAAAACATTCTCAAAATAGGACGTGAGTTCGAACGCAGACGATCCCTGGATACAATTCTTGACGATGATGAAAACAAGGACAGTGAAGATGCCAAAGACACATATTCCGAACCGCTTTCACCATCGTCTAAGAAAAGACACAAAAGTGCTGATGATACCCTGGCTTTTAGAAACACGGAAGAAGAACAGACAGAGAAcgagaagaaaacaaagaacagaACAAGAAAAATGAGTCTACCGGCGATAAGTCTCCACAGATCTATGGAATCCTTGACAACAGGGAAGAACAAAGACCGTGTCACGTCTTCCGGTAAACTTGGCAACGGTAAGGAAAAACGATTCTCTGTCTTCAGCTTAAGCTGGAACAGACAAGAGGCGTCGATTGCCGAGGACGTCTTGGAAGCTCAAGATGAAGAACCAGCCGAAGATAATAAGACTTTAGAACCTAAGTTAAGCAGCAGCAGTTTGGGCAGCCTGCTTGACAGTGGATCAGGCAGGGAGGATGAagacgatgatgatgaagaagaagacgatACAAAAAATGAGAAAGGAAATACCAAGAAACCAAGATTCAAAGTGAAGAATCTAATGAAGAAAGCAAAGAGCACACTGAGTCTTCTACCTGTGGCAAACACCGAAGCAAACGAGAAGGAGCCAGGCGGGTGGAATGACACGCTACGCCGTAAGAAGTCGAGCGGTGACTCCAGCCTCAATGGGTCCATGACATTCAGCGATGTCGGGGACACGAATGACGTCTACGATGGGAGTCGCAAGAGGTACAGCGTGACAAGCACGGGATCCAGTGCTACCATCACATCCACGGGGAGCGAGGGCGAGAGGACATTTACAGGAGCTGATGTCAACCTGGATGGCGCCTCCTCGTCCTCGTCAGAGAATCGGAAGAAACGCGATCCCAAGAAGTGGATGAGTAAGAGAAGAGCAGACATCAAACATTTCAGCAGACGAATCAGCGTTGACTTGACAAACTCCTTGAAAGCTTGGAAGGCGCAAGAAGAAGACGATGAGGAAGACGAGCAACGTGTCCATCCCTGGGACGAACTTCCCGCCAAACGGCACGACTCTGATTTGGAGAAAGTCTCAGAGGTAAACGCTGGGGACTCAGGTGACCCGTATGAGACGTTAAACGGCGGCGGTGGCAGCCAAAATGGCGTCAACGGTCGAGTAAAACACCGTAGGGTGACGTTTGACGACATCAGTGCCAATCTGCGGGAAATGAACATCCAATCAGAAAGCGACGATAGCGAAGCCGAGATGAAGCAGTCGGCAACCGAAGTTTCTCGATCTCTGCCGAACATAGACGAATCCGACCGAGACGACCCGAAACTTTCCGACGACGACGAACGGACGGACGAGGATGATATTATTGATGGTAACGCCTTGAATGGCTCGGCGACATACATCCCCGCTACTAGAGCCACAAAATACGTGCCTCGGAAATGGTCCCGATTTAAAGCTAACTTCAGCCCACAGAAAAACGAGAGGAAATCGTTGGAATCGGAGAACGCGGAACGCCCAAACTACTACCGCGGCCGGAGATTCAGCATGTTTtag